The genomic window ACGACCACTGAGGCGCCCGCCGAGCGTGAGCGCGAGCCGCGTCGCGGCGGTCGCGAGCGCAACCAGAACCAGCGTGACCGCGGTTCGCGCGATGCCGACAAGAGCCAGTTCCTGGAGCGCGTCGTCACGATCAACCGCGTGTCGAAGGTCGTCAAGGGCGGTCGTCGCTTCAGCTTCACCGCGCTCGTCGTCGTCGGCGACGGAAACGGCGTCGTGGGTGTCGGCTACGGCAAGGCCCGTGAGGTGCCCCTGGCCATCTCGAAGGGTGTCGAAGAGGCCAAGCGCAACTTCTTCCGCGTGCCCCGCGTCGGCTCGACCATCCCGCACCCCGTGCAGGGTGAGGCCGCTGCCGGTGTGGTGCTCCTGCGCCCCGCCGGTGCAGGTACCGGTGTCATCGCCGGTGGCCCGGTCCGCGCCGTCCTCGAGTGCGCAGGCATCCATGATGTCCTCTCGAAGTCGCTCGGCTCGTCGAACACGATCAACATCGTCCACGCGACGGTGGAGGCCCTGAAGCAGCTCGAGGAGCCCCGTGCGGTCGCCGCGCGTCGCGGCCTCGAGTTCGACCAGGTCGCCCCCGCCCGTCTCGTCCGTGCCGAGGCCGAGGCCGCGGCTGCTGCGAAGGCAGGTGTCTGATGGCTGCGCGCCTGAAGGTTACCCAGGTCAAGTCCAAGGTGAGTGAGAAGCAGAACCAGCGTGACACGCTGCGTTCGCTCGGTCTCAAGCGGATCGGCGACTCGGTCGTCCGTCCCGACGACGCGCAGACGCGCGGCTACGTCAAGACCGTCGCACACCTCGTGAAGGTTGAGGAGATCGACTAATGGCTGAGAAGGCCGAGAAGAACGAGGCCGTCGAGGCAGAGGCGAAGGCTCCTGCCAAGAAGGCTCCCGCCAAGAAGCCTGCCGCTGCGAAGGCGCCTGCAAAGGCCGCCGCCGACAAGCCGGCTGCCGCGAAGAAGGCACCCGCCAAGGCTCCTGCTGCGAAGGCCGACAAGGCCGACGCCGCGGACAAGGCCGAGAAGGCGCCCGCCGCCAAGAAGGCTCCGGCGAAGAAGGCCGCTCCGAAGGCGGATGCTCCGGCATCGCGTCCCGGCGTGCTCAAGGTGCACCACCTGCGTCCCGTCCCGGGCTCGAACACCGCCAAGACCCGTGTCGGTCGTGGTGAGGGCTCCAAGGGCAAGACCGCCGGCCGTGGCACCAAGGGCCAGAAGGCCCGCTACCAGGTCAAGGTCGGCTTCGAGGGTGGGCAGATGCCGCTGCACATGCGCACCCCCAAGCTGCGCGGGTTCAAGAACCCGTTCCGCGTCGAGTACCAGGTCGTGAACCTGGACAAGCTCGCCGAGCTGTACCCGGCCGGTGGCGACGTGACCGTCGTCGACCTGGTCGCCAAGGGTGCGGTTCGCAAGAACGAGAAGGTCAAGGTGCTCGGCACCGGCGACATCTCGGTGAAGCTCAACGTGTCGGTCGACAAGGTCTCGGGTTCCGCCGAGCAGAAGATCGTCGCCGCGGGCGGCACCGTCAAGTAGTACACACAGTCGGGGGTCGGAGCTTGCTCCGACCCCCGCTGGGTTACCCTGGACGTCGGCACGTCGCCGTGCGGGCCGGCATCCCCTCTGGAGGCATCCTCTTGTTCAGCGCCATCGCGCGGGTCTTCCGCACTCCCGACCTTCGGCGGAAGATCGCATTCACCCTGGCGATCATCGCCCTGTACCGCTTCGGCGCCCATATTCCGGCACCGTTCGTGGACTTCCCCAACGTGCAGTCCTGCCTCGAGCAGTCGGCCGGCACGCAGGGGCTGCTGTCGCTCGTCAACCTGTTCTCGGGCGGCGCGCTCCTTCAGCTGTCGATCTTCGCGCTCGGCGTCATGCCGTACATCACCGCGACGATCATCGTCCAGCTGCTGCGCGTCGTCATCCCGCACTTCGAGACCCTCTACAAGGAGGGCCAGTCGGGCCAGGCGCGCCTCACCCAGTACACGCGCTACCTCACGATCGCACTTGCACTGCTGCAGTCGACGACCCTCGTGACGGTGGCCCGCAGCGGCCAGCTGTTCGGCACCACGGGCATCCCCGAGTGCGAGCAGCTGCTCACCAACGACGCGTGGTGGGCGCAGCTGCTCATGATCATCACGATGACCGCCGGCACCGGCCTCATCATGTGGTTC from Microbacterium sulfonylureivorans includes these protein-coding regions:
- the rpsE gene encoding 30S ribosomal protein S5; this encodes METEVTEQAAAATTTEAPAEREREPRRGGRERNQNQRDRGSRDADKSQFLERVVTINRVSKVVKGGRRFSFTALVVVGDGNGVVGVGYGKAREVPLAISKGVEEAKRNFFRVPRVGSTIPHPVQGEAAAGVVLLRPAGAGTGVIAGGPVRAVLECAGIHDVLSKSLGSSNTINIVHATVEALKQLEEPRAVAARRGLEFDQVAPARLVRAEAEAAAAAKAGV
- the rpmD gene encoding 50S ribosomal protein L30; protein product: MAARLKVTQVKSKVSEKQNQRDTLRSLGLKRIGDSVVRPDDAQTRGYVKTVAHLVKVEEID
- the rplO gene encoding 50S ribosomal protein L15; protein product: MAEKAEKNEAVEAEAKAPAKKAPAKKPAAAKAPAKAAADKPAAAKKAPAKAPAAKADKADAADKAEKAPAAKKAPAKKAAPKADAPASRPGVLKVHHLRPVPGSNTAKTRVGRGEGSKGKTAGRGTKGQKARYQVKVGFEGGQMPLHMRTPKLRGFKNPFRVEYQVVNLDKLAELYPAGGDVTVVDLVAKGAVRKNEKVKVLGTGDISVKLNVSVDKVSGSAEQKIVAAGGTVK